The following are from one region of the Thiocapsa rosea genome:
- a CDS encoding hydrogenase small subunit yields the protein MPTTETYYEVMRRQGITRRSFLKFCSLTATALGLAPAFAGKIAHAMETKPRIPVVWLHGLECTCCSESFIRSAHPLVSDVILSMISLDYDDLIMAAAGHQAEAILEEVRHKHAGNYILAVEGNPPLNQDGMSCIVGGRPFVEQLLEMADSCKAVISWGSCASWGCVQAARPNPTRATPVHEVIRDKPVIKVPGCPPIAEVMTGVLTYILTFDRLPELDRQGRPLMFYGQRIHDKCYRRPHFDAGQFVEAWDDEGARRGYCLYKVGCKGPTTYNACSTIRWNGGVSFPIQSGHGCIGCSEDGFWDKGSFYQHVTDTHAFGIEANADRTGIAVATGVGAAIAAHAAVSVYKHAQDKKGDDQA from the coding sequence ATGCCAACCACCGAAACCTATTACGAGGTCATGCGGCGCCAGGGGATCACGCGCCGCAGCTTCCTCAAATTCTGTAGCCTGACGGCCACCGCGCTCGGGCTCGCGCCGGCCTTCGCCGGGAAGATCGCGCACGCGATGGAGACCAAGCCGCGGATCCCGGTCGTCTGGCTGCATGGGCTCGAATGCACCTGCTGCTCGGAGTCCTTCATCCGCTCGGCGCATCCGCTGGTGTCAGACGTGATCCTCTCGATGATCTCGCTGGATTACGACGATCTCATTATGGCGGCGGCCGGGCATCAGGCGGAGGCAATCCTGGAGGAGGTTCGCCACAAGCACGCCGGGAATTACATCTTGGCTGTCGAGGGCAACCCGCCGCTCAATCAGGACGGGATGAGCTGCATTGTCGGCGGCCGTCCCTTCGTCGAGCAGCTTCTGGAGATGGCCGACAGTTGCAAGGCCGTCATCTCCTGGGGCTCCTGCGCCTCCTGGGGCTGCGTCCAGGCGGCACGGCCTAATCCGACACGTGCCACCCCGGTCCATGAGGTCATCCGCGACAAGCCGGTCATCAAGGTGCCGGGCTGTCCACCGATCGCGGAGGTCATGACCGGGGTCCTGACCTACATCCTGACCTTCGACCGTCTACCGGAGCTCGACCGCCAGGGTCGCCCGCTGATGTTCTACGGACAGCGCATCCACGACAAGTGCTATCGCCGGCCGCACTTCGATGCCGGCCAGTTCGTCGAAGCCTGGGACGACGAGGGCGCGCGCCGCGGCTACTGTCTCTACAAGGTCGGCTGCAAGGGTCCGACCACCTACAACGCCTGCTCGACGATCCGCTGGAACGGGGGGGTCTCCTTCCCGATCCAGTCCGGACACGGCTGTATCGGCTGCTCCGAGGACGGCTTCTGGGACAAGGGCAGCTTCTATCAGCACGTCACCGATACCCACGCCTTCGGCATCGAGGCCAACGCGGATCGCACCGGCATCGCGGTTGCGACCGGCGTGGGTGCGGCCATCGCCGCCCATGCGGCCGTCAGCGTCTACAAACACGCCCAAGACAAGAAGGGAGATGACCAAGCATGA
- a CDS encoding nickel-dependent hydrogenase large subunit produces MSVTTANGFELDTAGRRLVVDPVTRIEGHLRCEVNLDENNVIRNAVSTGTMWRGLEVILRGRDPRDAWAFTERICGVCTGTHALTSVRAVEDALGIAIPENANSIRNIMQLTLQAHDHLVHFYHLHALDWVDVVSALGADPKATSALAQSISDWPKSSPGYFRDVQNRLKRFVESGQLGPFMNGYWGSPAYKLPPEANLMAVTHYLEALDFQKEIVKIHTVYGGKNPHPNWLVGGMPCAINVGGTGAVGAINMERLNLVSSIIDQTIAFIDKVYIPDLIAIASFYKDWTYGGGLSSQAVMSYGDIPDHANDDSADNLLLPRGAIINGNLNEIHEIDLRNPEEIQEFVDHSWFSYKDETRGLHPWDGVTEPNFVLGPNAVGTRTRIEAVDEQAKYSWVKAPRWRGHAMEVGPLARYVIGYAQGNPEFKEPVDKLLTDLGLPLEAIFSTLGRTAARGLEASWAAHKMRYFQNKLVANIKAGDTATANVDNWDPKTWPKEARGVGTTEAPRGALGHWIVIKHGKIENYQAVVPTTWNGSPRDPAGNIGAFEASLLNTPLAKADEPLEILRTLHSFDPCLACATHIMGPDGEELTRVKVR; encoded by the coding sequence ATGAGCGTCACGACGGCCAACGGCTTCGAGCTCGATACCGCCGGACGACGTCTCGTCGTCGATCCGGTCACCCGCATCGAGGGACACCTGCGCTGCGAGGTGAATCTCGACGAGAACAACGTGATCCGCAACGCGGTCAGCACCGGGACCATGTGGCGCGGGCTCGAAGTCATCCTGCGCGGCCGCGATCCGCGCGACGCCTGGGCCTTCACGGAGCGGATCTGCGGCGTCTGCACCGGCACCCACGCCCTGACCTCGGTGCGCGCGGTCGAGGATGCGCTCGGGATCGCAATCCCGGAGAACGCCAACTCCATCCGCAACATCATGCAGCTCACGCTCCAGGCGCACGACCACCTGGTGCATTTCTATCATCTGCATGCGCTGGATTGGGTGGACGTGGTCTCCGCACTCGGAGCCGATCCAAAAGCGACGAGCGCGCTCGCGCAAAGCATCAGTGACTGGCCCAAGTCCTCGCCGGGCTATTTCCGCGACGTGCAGAATCGGCTCAAGCGCTTCGTGGAGTCGGGCCAGCTCGGACCCTTCATGAACGGCTACTGGGGCAGTCCGGCCTACAAACTGCCGCCCGAGGCCAATCTGATGGCGGTCACCCACTATCTGGAGGCGCTCGACTTCCAGAAGGAGATCGTGAAGATCCACACCGTTTATGGCGGCAAGAACCCGCATCCGAACTGGCTGGTCGGCGGGATGCCCTGCGCCATCAATGTCGGCGGCACGGGCGCGGTCGGCGCGATCAACATGGAGCGGCTGAATCTCGTCAGCAGCATCATCGACCAGACCATCGCGTTCATCGACAAGGTCTATATCCCGGACCTGATCGCGATCGCCTCCTTCTATAAGGACTGGACCTACGGCGGCGGGCTGAGCAGTCAGGCGGTGATGTCCTACGGCGACATCCCGGATCATGCGAACGACGACTCGGCCGATAATCTGCTCCTACCGCGCGGGGCCATCATCAACGGCAATCTCAACGAGATCCACGAGATCGACCTGCGCAACCCCGAGGAGATCCAGGAGTTCGTCGACCATTCCTGGTTCAGCTACAAGGACGAGACGCGCGGTCTGCATCCCTGGGACGGGGTAACCGAGCCCAACTTCGTGCTGGGACCCAACGCCGTCGGCACGCGCACCCGCATCGAGGCGGTCGACGAGCAGGCCAAATACTCGTGGGTCAAGGCTCCGCGGTGGCGCGGTCACGCGATGGAGGTCGGTCCGCTGGCGCGCTATGTCATCGGCTACGCCCAGGGCAACCCTGAGTTTAAGGAGCCGGTCGACAAGCTGCTGACCGATCTCGGACTGCCGCTCGAGGCAATCTTCTCGACCCTGGGGCGCACCGCCGCACGCGGGCTCGAAGCCTCCTGGGCGGCCCACAAGATGCGCTATTTCCAGAACAAGCTGGTCGCCAACATCAAGGCCGGCGATACGGCGACGGCGAATGTCGACAACTGGGATCCCAAGACCTGGCCGAAGGAGGCACGCGGTGTGGGCACGACCGAGGCACCGCGCGGAGCGCTCGGACACTGGATCGTTATCAAGCACGGCAAAATCGAGAACTACCAGGCGGTCGTGCCGACCACCTGGAACGGCTCGCCGCGCGACCCGGCGGGGAACATCGGGGCCTTCGAGGCGTCGCTGCTCAACACCCCGCTGGCCAAGGCGGACGAGCCTTTGGAGATCCTGCGCACGCTGCACAGCTTCGATCCCTGTCTCGCCTGTGCAACGCACATCATGGGGCCGGACGGGGAGGAGCTCACCCGCGTCAAGGTCCGCTAA
- the cybH gene encoding Ni/Fe-hydrogenase, b-type cytochrome subunit — MNTSLPEVRRTAVYVYQAPLRAWHWINALSITILAISGYLIGSPLPTLPGEASDHYVMGYIRFAHFAAAYVFVIAFLFRIYWAFVGNRYSHQLFTLPFWRASFWHELIHEVRWYAFKEVEPAKYIGHNPLAHLFMVVIITVGGLVMIVTGFALYSEQTGLGTWQDQLFGWVIPFVGQSQDVRMWHHWGMWVIVVFVMLHVYTAIREDIMSRQSLISTMISGWRMFKDDRP, encoded by the coding sequence ATGAACACCAGCCTTCCAGAGGTCAGACGAACCGCCGTCTATGTTTATCAGGCGCCCTTGCGGGCCTGGCATTGGATCAACGCACTCTCGATCACGATCCTGGCCATCAGCGGCTATCTGATCGGCAGCCCGCTGCCGACCTTGCCGGGCGAGGCCAGTGATCATTATGTGATGGGCTATATCCGCTTCGCGCATTTCGCCGCGGCCTATGTCTTCGTGATCGCCTTCCTCTTCCGGATCTATTGGGCCTTCGTGGGCAACCGCTATTCTCACCAATTGTTCACTCTGCCCTTCTGGCGCGCGAGCTTCTGGCACGAGCTGATTCACGAGGTCCGCTGGTATGCCTTCAAGGAGGTCGAGCCGGCCAAGTATATCGGTCACAATCCGCTGGCTCACCTCTTCATGGTGGTCATCATCACGGTCGGCGGTCTGGTGATGATCGTCACGGGATTTGCGCTCTATTCGGAGCAGACCGGGCTCGGGACTTGGCAAGACCAGCTGTTCGGCTGGGTCATCCCCTTCGTCGGCCAAAGCCAAGACGTGCGCATGTGGCACCACTGGGGCATGTGGGTCATCGTCGTTTTCGTGATGCTGCACGTCTACACCGCCATTCGCGAGGACATCATGTCGCGCCAGAGCCTGATCAGCACCATGATCAGCGGCTGGCGGATGTTCAAGGATGACCGGCCATGA
- a CDS encoding HyaD/HybD family hydrogenase maturation endopeptidase produces the protein MSDRTIGNDAAVLVLGIGNLLWADEGFGVRAVEAMQRDWVMPSNVQLLDGGTQGIYLVDRVRTADVLVVFDAVDYGLPPGTMKRVEGDEVPRFLGAKKMSLHQTGFQEVLALAAMLGDYPEHLLLIGVQPVELDDFGGSLGPQVKARIAPAIAMALEYLAQFGVVAQRRSDSSSDTHDLPHPSLDLNAYEAGRPAPEVACRIADERVLAGLSGPAIHLEDRP, from the coding sequence ATGAGCGATCGAACCATCGGGAACGACGCCGCCGTCCTGGTCCTGGGTATCGGCAACCTGCTCTGGGCCGACGAAGGCTTTGGCGTGCGGGCGGTGGAGGCGATGCAACGCGACTGGGTCATGCCGTCCAACGTCCAACTGCTGGATGGCGGAACCCAGGGCATCTATCTGGTCGACCGGGTTCGCACGGCCGATGTGCTGGTGGTCTTCGATGCGGTCGACTACGGGCTGCCGCCGGGCACCATGAAGCGGGTCGAGGGCGACGAGGTGCCGCGCTTTCTCGGTGCCAAGAAGATGAGCCTGCACCAGACCGGGTTCCAGGAGGTGCTCGCGCTCGCGGCCATGCTCGGCGACTACCCGGAACATCTGCTCCTGATCGGCGTTCAGCCGGTCGAGCTGGATGACTTCGGCGGCAGCCTGGGCCCGCAGGTCAAGGCGCGGATCGCCCCGGCGATCGCGATGGCGTTGGAATACCTGGCACAGTTCGGCGTCGTGGCGCAGCGGCGCAGCGATTCGAGCAGCGACACCCATGATCTGCCCCATCCGTCGCTCGATCTGAACGCCTACGAAGCCGGTCGGCCGGCACCCGAGGTCGCCTGCCGGATCGCCGACGAGCGCGTCCTGGCGGGCCTGTCCGGCCCGGCGATCCACCTTGAAGATCGTCCCTGA